TAGCTTCTGCATCCTCGCTCACCTCCCCCTGCTTTCTCGCCCCTACTTCCTACTTGCTTCTTCCTAATTCCTATCTCCTACCTCCTCTCTCCTATTTCCTCCCCTGCTCAACCACCCCTATTCCCTCTCTCCTCCCCCCTACTTCCTATTTCCTATCTCCTATCTCCTACCTCCTCACCCACCCCGCAATAGTTGCAACTCGTACAGAATATGTTGTCACTTCTTTCTGTTTAAGCTCCAGGCAAAATGCTATTCTTATCACAAGAAATGCAATCGGTCAGTGTTGACCGCAGGAGGCAACTATGACAACCCCAAACGTAACTATCGACAAAGAGATCGATGCCCGTGGTAGCCATTGCCCTGGGCCAATGATGGAACTGATCCGCGGTATCAAGAGTGTTCCCCTCGGTTCAGTGGTCGCCGTCCTATCGAGTGACCCTGGTTCAGCCAAGGATATTCCGATCTGGGTGCAGAAGGCCGGTCACGAGTTTATTGGTGCCTTCCCCGAACAAGGCTTCACCCGTTTTGTTGTGCGGAAAGTGCGTTGATGCACATTGATCCGGGTTCGATACGAGTACGCGCCCATCAAAATAATGCGGCGCAAGGTGTATATTGGTTTTAATCTGTACCTGGAGCCTGTCCGCATGCGTCTCACTGACCGGTGCGAAGGCATTGCCTTCGCGCAACCCGGTATGGTCGCGCGGCTAAGCTCTTAGAAGGTAACTACAATGACGACGAAACAAATTGTTGTGTTAGGTGGTGGCGTCGGCGGTACTCTGGTCGCGAATCTGTTGGCCGGACAGTTGACGCGCAAGCAGGCACAAATTACGTTGATTGATCGTACCGGTAAGCATGTGTACCAGCCAGGCTGGCTGTATGTCCCGTTCGGTGGCCCACCTCCAGAGCGATGGGAACGCAGTGAACGCTCACTGTTGCGACGCTCAGTAGACCTGATTGTCGGTGATGCTGTGCGTATCGAACCGAATGAGCGGTATGTCGAGATGGCAGATGGCACCCAAATACCGTTTGATTACCTGATTATCGCTACCGGTGCACGCCTTGAACCATCTGCTGTCCCTGGCTACACGGAAGGGGCGCACCATTTCTACAGCGCCGAAGCTGCGCTCCGTCTCCACGCCGCACTGCGTGAGTTTAACGGTGGAAAGATTGTGATCGGCGTGGCCGATATTCCTTACAAGTGTCCTCCCGCGCCACTGGAGTTCACGTTTATGCTTGAGGATGAACTGCGGAAACGTGGCCTGCGCGAGAAGACCGAGATTACCTATCTATCGCCGATTGGCCGGGTGTTCACTATTGAGAGCGTGGCCCAGTTTGTCACCCCGATGATGGAAGAACGGGGGATTAACTACGAACTCTTCTTCAACACCGAACAGATCGATCCGGTAGAGCGCACCATCTCATCACTCGAAGGAACAACGTTGCCTTACGATCTGCTGGTGCTGGTGCCACCGCATCGGGGCGCACGCATCATCAGCGAGTCGGGCCTGGGGGATGGCCAGGGCTGGTTGCCCACCAACCGTGAAACACTCCAGCACAAACAGTTTCCCTACATCTACGGCCTGGGTGATGCCACCGATCTGCCGGTCAGTAAGAGCGGCGCTGCTGCCCACTTCGAGGCCAAAGTCATCGCTCACCGGATTATCGGCGAGATTAAAGGTAAGCCGAGCGACGAACGGTATCAGGGCCAGGTGATGTGTTTTCTCGAAACCGGCTATGGGCAGGCGACGCAACTGGTCTTCGATTACAATCATCCGCCGCAACCACCCAAACCGAGTGCGTATTATCACTACGAAAAGGCTCTGCTCAATCGCGCCTACTGGCATTTAGTGCCAACCGGTATCGTGTGATCGCATCGACACCCCATGACGATACCGCACGGTTATCACTACGACCGGCGTTCAACCCTCGTCTGATTGGCAGTGGGCGGGTAGCTGGCACGGGCACACACTGGCTGATGGAGAGATGGTACCTGCACGATCTCTCCATCCACCATCCAGACCCACAACAAGCGTGCCCGGTTATCGGAGGTGTCGTACCGCTGAACCCACAACAATGGCGTTGGTAGCAATTGCAGCGAGGCATCTATGCAGGAACAAGACTACCCCCGTACAATGGGGCAACAATTCGGTCGGCGGTCGTGGGCCGAGCCGTGGAAGATCAAGATGGTTGAGCCGCTGCGCGTGACCAGCCGGGCCGAACGCGAGGCGGCGCTGAAGGCTGCCGGTTACAACACGTTTCTGCTGCGTTCTGAAGATGTCTATATCGATCTGCTTACCGATAGTGGTACCAATGCCATGAGCGACCGGCAATGGGCAGCCCTGATGATGGGCGACGAGGCATACGCCGGGAGCCGCAGTTTTTATCGCCTGGAAGCAACTGTCCAACAGGTGTATGGCTACCGCCACATTATTCCCACCCATCAGGGGCGGGGCGCCGAGCATCTGATCAGTCAGGTCGCTATCCGCCGTGGGCAGTATGTTCCCGGCAATATGTATTTCACAACCACCCGCCTGCACCAGGAGCTGGCCGGTGGCATCTTTGTTGATGTGATTATTGACGAAGCGCACGATCCCCAAAGCCAGTATCCGTTTAAAGGCAACGTCGATCTCGACAAACTACAGGCGCTGATTGATAAGGTTGGCCCGCAACAGATTGCCTATATCAGTCTGGCCGGTACCGTCAACATGGCTGGTGGGCAGCCGGTCAGTATGGCTAACGTCCGTGCCTTACGCGCATTATGTGATCGGTACGGGTTGCGCATCTTTCTCGATTCCACACGCTTGGTTGAGAATGCCTTTTTCATCAAAGAACGTGAACCCGGCTATGCCGAACAAAGAATCGCCGCGATTGTCCGCGAGTTTTGCAGTTACACCGATGGCGCATGGATGAGCGCAAAGAAGGACGCGCTGGTGAACATCGGTGGCTGGTTAGCGCTCAACGATGATCAACTCGCCGATGAAGCCCGCAATCTGGTGGTGGTGTACGAAGGGTTGCACACCTACGGCGGCATGGCCGGGCGTGATATGGAGGCGCTGGCGGTCGGGATTGAGGAGTCGCTGCAAGAGGATTACATCCGTGCCCGCATCGGTCAGGTGCGCTACCTCGGCGAACTGCTCCTCGACTGGGACATCCCCATCGTAGTTCCGATTGGCGGTCACGCGATCTTTCTGGATGCACGCCGGTTCTATCCGCACCTGCCGCAAGACCTCTTCCCTGCCCAGACCCTGGCCGCCGAGTTGTACCTCGATTCAGGGGTGCGGGCTATGGAACGCGGTATTGCCAGCGCCGGACGCGATCCCAAGACCGGGCAGAACTACTATCCCAAACTGGAATTAACCCGGCTGACCATCCCGCGCCGTGTTTATACTCAGGCCCACATGGATGTTGTGGCCGAGTCGGTGAAGGCAGTGTACGATCAACGTCATCAGGCCCGTGGCCTGCGGATGGTCTACGAACCACGGTACCTCCGCTTCTTCCAGGCCCGGTTTGAACCGGTGGAATGACGACCGGACGGTAAATACTGGTAAATACTGGTGACGTATAGTCACCTTCCCTGTCGCCCAACATCAGGGGGCGCACGGCTGTGCGCCCCCCTTATAAGACCCGCTACTGCACACGCTGTTTTTGCCATCACCCAGGCTCCACACCTGAGCGACACCCCACCCTGCGTAAGCGCCGGTATCGCTCTGGAGGGGGCGTGCTCCCGCCCCCACCGGGGCGGGCCGGGGTGAGGGCGTGCTCCCCCTCACCACACGGGATGATGGAGGTCGTGCCCGGTATGTCTCCCTCTCACCGGTCTGACAACGCACGCCGCCATCACAACCGCTCGCGTGCTGACCTACCCACATCCCCGCCCGTATGGAGTGCGGCAGCCATGCTGCCGCGCCAGCCGTGCTCACTGCTCCCGGACACCGGGCAGCGCCGGTCTCTCACGAGAGGATCAGGGCGTGATCTGCATTACCCCCCTCCCCAACGCATTACCCATAACGATGATGCATACCCGCGTGCGGGACAGGCCGGGGTAGGGGCCTATCTCATCACCGCTCACCAATCATCCCTTCACGAGCATACACCACGCGGCCACCGAGGATCGTCATCTCAACCTGAATCTCTTTTATCTCTTCAACCGGACAGGTGAAGTAATCGCGATCCAGCACCACCATATCGGCCAGAAAACCGGGCGCCAGCGGGCCTTTCAGATGCTCTTCGCGCGTCAACCAGGAACCGGCTACCGTGTAGGCAAAGAGCGCCTCTTCACGACTAACCGCCTGATCCGGTGCGATGAGTGTTCCCTTCCAGGTCTTTCGGGTGACTAAACTGTACAACCCAATAAACGGATTGAAGTGAACGGTACTCGGCACATCGCTGGTCGCAATCACCCGAATCCCGCGATCAAGATAGGTTCGCATCGGCTTGTAGCGGGCAGCCAGATCAGGGCCAACATCGCGGAACAGATCATCGCCTTCATAGTAGATGAAGGTTGGCTGAATCACCACGGCCAACCCATAACGGGCCATGTGTTGCAGACTCTCGTCGGTGGCAAAATAGCCGTGAATGAGATTATGGCGATGTTCTGCCGGATGCGCCGCCAGCACATCAGCAAACGCACGGGCCGCCTCGTGATGTGCCCGGTCGCCAATCGCATGAATGCCGATGTCCCAGCCCAGCGTATGCCCAAGGGTAAAAAATTCGCGCAGGTCTGCTGGATCGAGACGGTTGTAATCGTAGACCGATCCTCGCCTACAAAGGGCTGAAACATCCAGGCCGTATGCGATGTCGTTCCGCCATCAATTGCCATCTTCAGGCCACCAATGCGAAGCCATTCATCACCCAGACCGCTCAGACCACCGAGTGCCCTGGCACGGGCATCGAGTTCACTGCGCGTTTCACTCTCGCGAAAGCCATGCCACGAGATGAGCAGATTCACGCGCACGGGCAAACGACCGGCACGTCGCGCCGCCAGATAAGCCTGAATCTCCCATGGTTGCAGGCCCGGATCGAGAATGCTGGTAATTCCATACGCCAGATACGCCCGACCGGCCATGTCCAGCGCTTCAACGCACGCATCCTGCGTCGGACGCGGGATCAGGCGCCGGCAGAGTTCCTTCGCCGCTGCCCGCAAAATCCCACTGGGTGTACCGTCCGCCTCACGTTCGATCTTGCCACCTGCCGGCTCAGGCGTACTGGCTGTTATACCGGCCAACTCCAGTGCTCGCGAATTCACCACATCCATGTTGAAGAACCGTTTGAGGAGCACCGGATGTGCTGTCGTCGCCGCGTCGAGATCGTGACGATTGGGTAATCGGCCCTCTTGAAAGAGTGACTCGTTCCAGCCCTCTCCAATGATCCAGTGACCAGGTGGGGTAACCGCTGCCGCCGCCCGCACCCGCTCAACCATACCGGCGATGGACGTACAATCATCGAGGCCGATCCGCTGCAACTTCAGGCCCATCTCCAGCATATGGTTGTGGGCATCGTGAATACCAGGGATAACCGCCCGCCCGTTCAGGTCAATCCGCCGGGTTGACTGACCGGCCAGCGCCAGCACTGCGGCATCGTCACCGATTGCCACGATCCGACCATCTTTGCAGGCCACGGCACTACACTGTGGCAATTCCCGGTGGAGCGTATACACGACAGCGTTGTAGATGATCAAATCAGGAGCCAGATCGCGAGCTATCAGCATAACGCTTCCTTTCTATACCGGGCCGTCTATACCCCGCCTGCCGTATGCATCGCCAGCGCAATTGCCCCCAACACGCCGGCCCGTTGCCCCAGTGCAGGTGGCACAATCAACCTGTCAGGGTGATCGAGAATGTGAGGATGCTGCAAATAACCATTCAGCCAGCGCTGCGTCGCAGCCCGCACCAATGGAAACATCTGCGGCTGACTCATCACCCCACCGCCGATGATAATGCGTTCCGGCGAAAGGATGCAGAGCAGATTTGCCAGCGCCTGACCGAGATAATCAGCTTCGAGTTCCCACGCCGGATGGTCAGCCGGCAGCTCCTCAGCCGGAGTCTGCCAGCGTGCCTTAAGCGCCGGCCCACAAGCCAACCCCTCCAGACAATCGCTATGGTACGGACAGATACCGGGGAAGGGATCACGCGCCGGATCACGCACCAGACGCATATGCCCCATCTCCGGGTGGATCAAGCCGTGTACCAGCTTCCCACCAACCACTGCCCCGCCGCCAATGCCGGTACCGACTGTGATGTACACCGCCACATCGCAGTCACGCGCTGCTCCCCATTGCCGTTCGCCGAGGAGCGCCACATTGACATCAGTATCGAAGCCTATCGGTCGCCCAAGGGCCTGGTGCAGTGTCCGCACAACATCAGTGTGCGCCCATCCCGGCTTCGGCGTCGTCGTGATTGAGCCATACGACGGCGAGGCCGGATTGAGATCGACCGGCCCAAACGAACCCACGCCGATGGCCGCCAGGTGTTCCGGTTCGTGGGCACGAAAAAAGGCGATGGCATTGGCCAGCGTCTCGGCAGGTGTCGTGGTTGGAAAACGCACCTCAGCCCGAATATCATCCGGCCCGGTGCCAATCGCACAAACCCACTTGGTTCCACCGGCCTCAATCCCACCGTAGAGAGGGGCATGCGTCATACAAACCTCGCTTCTACCACGAGCAGTTCAGATCGCACCTGCTACGATCTAACGATACAGACGTATGCTTCACCGATCCAGCAACAGATCACGGGCCAGCACATCGGCTTCTGTTTCCCGACGCTGGATCAGACGTGCCTGTCCATCGGCAACCAGGACGAGGGCCGGACGCGGTACCAGGTTATAGGTACTGGACATACTCAGCGTGTAGGCACCCGCTGTTGCCACTGCCAGCAGATCATCCGGCTGCACAGTCGGCAGCGCAATATCGCGTAACAACACGTCACCCGACTCGCAGTAACGTCCACCGACATTAACCGTCATCGCTGGCGGCGAAGCCGGCTTATTGGCCAGCACCGCACTATAGCGCGCCCCGTAAAGGGCCGGACGAATATTGTCGGCCATACCACCGTCAATATGCACCCAGTGCTCGCCTTTACGACCTACCACGCGGTACAAAGCCACACCGGCCCGGGCAACGATGGAACGGCCTGGTTCGACGGTCAAGCGTGGTAACGGTAACCGGTATCGTTCACAGGCTGCACACAACGCCGCACTCACCACCTGCGCATAACGACCAATATCGGTTGCCGGCTGATCAGCAGTGTACGGCACACCCAGACCACCGCCAGGACTGAGTTCAACCGGCGCCACACCAAAGCGATCCCGTATCCGCGCAGCCAGCGCCACCAACACCTCAACGGTCGCCGTCACCTGTTCAAGCGCAAAGAGTTGCGAGCCGATATGCGCATGCAATCCCAACCAGCGCAGGCTGGGTGCGGCCAGGGTTTGAGCGACAGCCTCATCAAGCGCCTCCAGGGGCAGGCCGAATTTTGCCGTGGCGCTCCCTGTAGCGATATGCGCGTGCGTATCCGCTTCGATAGCGGGCGCCACTCGCAACAAGACGCCCTGCGGCGTGGTGAGATGGGATGTAAGCGCGCAGAGTCGCTGCAATTCGTCAAGGTTATCAACGACAATCGCCCCAACCCGCCACGCAATCGCCCGCTCCAGTTCCTGATCACTCTTCGCATTCCCGTGCAGGTGAACCCGATCCATCGGTAGACCCGCTCGCTGCGCCACCAACAACTCGGTTGCTGAAACGACATCCAACCCCAGTCCTTCTTGCGCCACGATCTGGGCCAGCGCCGTATTCAACAGCGCCTTCCCGGCGTAATGGACGATTGACGGGCCAGGGTAGGCGGTGGCAAATGCCTGCCGATAGGCACGCATCGCACCGCGCAGCGTCAGATCATCAAGCAGATACAGAGGAGTTCCAAACTGTTCGGCCAGCGCAACCGTATCGCAGCCGCCAATCCACAAACGGCCATCAACAACACTTACCGTCTCCGGCCAGACATGCGACGCCAGTGTCATGCGTTATTCCCCGCCAGACCCAGCCGTGGCGCGGCTGCGCGCAGTGCAGCAATCACCTCGCCGATCAGCGCATCCAGCTCCATACCAATGACTTCAGCGCCATGCACAATACCTTCGCGGCTGACTTTGGCAGCAAAGGCTTTATCTTTCATCTTTTTGCGCACTGACGAAACTTCAACGCTATAGATGCTCTTGTCAGGGCGCACTAATGCTACCGCAGTCACAAAACCACTCAACTCGTCAACCGCATACAGCGTGCGCTCCAGCGGCGACTCAGGCGCGATCCCGCTATAATCGGCATGGCTGAGGATAGCGCGCAAGACTTCAGGCGACCACCCGGCACTGCGTAGATAGGCAACACCGTAGAACGGGTGCCCCGGCAGTTCGGCAGGTACCTCTTCGCCCCGCAACAGCGCCTCGGCAATCGCAGTTGTAGCCGGCCCGGCCTCCGGCATGTGGGGGTAGCGCTCGAAATCGAGATCATGAAGCAGCCCAACCGCTGTCCATAAATCGACGTCAGCCCCTTGCTTTGTCGCAAAATGAGTCATACAGGCTGCAACCGCCTCGCAATGCTTCCGCAGGCTATCCGAGGCGATCCACTCATGCATAATCTGACGAGCTGTATCGGTGAGCATCACGGCTCCTCTTATCATAGATGAAGGAACGAGTACCCTGTTCCTTCATCATACCACGTTTATCCGAAAGCTATACAATCTGTCCAGGCAACGCATACTGGTGAACTTTCGTTATGTCAAATCTGGTGTCACAGAAGTCATTGCACACTAACACTTGATCGCAGATGCCCCTGAGCGCGAATACGCCGACCCGGCCTTCCCGCTGCGCACACCGTGGGATCACAACCGTTACCAGACAGAATTGCCCGTGGCGTGCGGTATGGAGTGCGGCAGCCATGCTGCCGCGCCAGCCGTGCTCACGATCCGGCGCGTGGTACAGCGTTAACCCTGTTGGCCACAGGGATGCTGTGTGTGCTCATCACGATTGTGGAGTCTGTCAGGCTAGCCAACGATCACACCAGCACTGCCCCTGAGCGCTGATGCGCCGACCCGGCCTTCCCGCTGCGCACACCGTGGGATCACAACCGTTACCAGACAGAATTGCCCGTGGCGCGCGGTATGGAGTGCGGCAGCCATGCTGCCGCGCCAGCCGTGCTCACGATCCGGCGCGTGGTACAGCGTTAACCCTGTTGGCCACAGGGATGCTGTGTGTGCTCATCACGATTGTGGAGTCTGTCAGGCTAGCCAACGATCACACCAGCACTGCCCCTGAGCGCGAATACGCCGACCCGGCCTTCCCGCTGCGCACACCGTGGGATCACAACCGTTACCGGACAGAATTGCCCGTGGCGCGTAGTATGGAATGCAACAGCAGGGCTGCCGCAGCAGCCCTGCTCTCGATCACGTGCGTGTATCAGCGGTTCCCCCACAATTCACGGAGGCAACACGCCTGTAGACCGGTCCGGCTGTTTAACCTTCCGTCAAGACTTGCTCCTATCATCACCCCATCCGCACACGCCGCAGACGGAGCGAATTAGTCACCACAAAGACCGACGAGAAGGCCATTGCAGCCGCGGCCAGCACCGGGCTTAACTGCCAGCCGGTCAACGGGTAGAAGACACCCGCCGCCACCGGGATCAACAACACATTGTAGGCAAACGCCCAGAAGAGATTCCAGCGAATGGTGCGTACTGTGGCGCGACTGAGGGCAATTGCCTGCACCACGCCCCGCGGATCGCTGCGCATCAACGTAATATCCGCCGTCTCCATCGCCACATCGGTACCGCTCCCCATCGCAATCCCCACGTCAGCCTGGGCCAGCGCCGGCGCATCATTAATCCCATCACCCACCATCGCTACCCGGCGTGGTTTGCCATGCGGCCCACTCTGCTGCAAGCGAGCCACAATCGCCGCCTTTTCATCCGGCTTCACTTCAGCATACACGGCTGTTGCCGGAATACCGACCGCCGCCGCTATCGCTGCTGCCGTGCGCTGATTATCACCGGTCAGCAACGCAACCTCAATCCCGGCCTGATGCAGCTTTGCTACCGCCTCCGCAGCGGTTGGTTTGACCGTATCGGCCAGCGCGATCACACCCCACGCCTCACTATCAACGGCCACCGCAATCGCGGTTTTCCCTTCATTCTGCAACTGATCGACGATAGCCTCTAAAGCGTGTATCTCAACCCCTCGCTCACGCAACCAGCGCAGCGTTCCCACCAGCACAGTCTGCCCACCGACCTCAGCTTCCACCCCGGCACCACTGACAGCCTGAAAGCGCGTCGGTCGCTCGACAGCCAGACCACGCTCCTGCGCCGCCTTCACAATTGCCACCCCTAATGGATGCTCGCTGCGACTCTCAGCCGCCGCCGCAATCTGTAGCAACACCTGATCTCCCGTGCCGTCGGACTGGGTTCCCTGCGCCAGCACCGGCCTGGCCACCATCACAACATCGGTCACTGCGGGGCGACCATGCGTAATGGTACCGGTCTTATCGAACACCACCGCGTGCAGACTTGCCGCACGTTCCAGAGCCTCGGCATTGCGGATCAAAATACCGTGTGACGCACCGGTACCGGTGCCAACCATAATTGCAGTCGGCGTGGCCAATCCCAACGCACACGGACAGGCAATCACCAGCACCGCCACCGCAAAAATGAGCGCCTGGGTCAACCCCACCCCGGCCCACAACCAGCCGAGAAAGGTAATCAACGCAATCACAATCACTATCGGCACAAAGACAGCAGAAACCCGATCAACCAGCGCCTGTACCGGTGCTTTCGAGCCTTGCGCCTCTTGCACGAGACGAATAATCTGCGCCAGCGCCGAATCCTTACCGATCCGTGTCGCCCGCATCTGAAAACTACCGCTGCGATTAATCGTCGCCCCGAAGACCGGATCGCCACTGCGCTTCTCAACCGGCAAACTCTCACCGGTGAGCATACTCTCATCAATCGTCGACTCACCGGAGACAATCACCCCATCGACCGGAATCTTCTCCCCCGGTCGCACAATAATCATCTCACCTACCCGCACCTCGGTGAGCGGCACATCAACTTCTTGACCGCCCCGCACCACTCGTGCGGTCTTCGGCTGAAGCCCGATCAACGCCTTAATCGCGGCACTCGTCTGCCCCTTCGCACGCGCCTCCAGATACTTCCCAACCAGAATCAGCGTAATGATCAATGCCGCCGTCTCGAAATAGACATGGCCGGGCGCACCGCTGAGCAACATTGCCAGACTGTAGAAATAGGCAGCCGACGAACCGAGGGCAATGAGCGTATCCATAGTGGCGGTACGGGCACGCAATGCCCGCCACGCATGCCGGTAGAAATCGCGACCGGAGTAAAACTGCACCGGTGTCGCCAGCGCCAGAAAGAGCCAGTTGAGCAGGTCATCGCGGGCAGCGACCATGGCCATAATCTCACCCATAGCCGCATCACGCATTGTCGCCATCATCGCCGCCCCCTCACCGATTAACCAGGGGGCAATCAGACCAAAATCACGCGCCATCGACAACACGAAGAGCGGCAGCCCAAAGACCACACCAACCAGCAATCGCCGCCGCCGCACCGTCATCTCTGCTTCACGTGCCCGCGCCTCCACATCTTCAGCGGCCTCATCGGTAGCAGACGGCAAAATCACCCCATACCCGGCCTGCTCCACCGCCGCCACCAGATCGGTGCGCTCAACCATCCCCGGCACATAACGCACCAGCGCCTGCTCACTGGCCAGATTCACTTCCGCCGCCAACACCCCCGGCAGCTTACGCAACGCCTTCTCGACCCGTGCCGAACAACTGGCACAGGTCATCCCGGTGATCGCCAGCGTGATCTCATCGACAACCACCCCATACCCGGCCTGCTCCACCGCCGCCTGCAACGCTTCGGGCTGAACCAGCCCCGGATCGTAGCGCACCAGCGCCTGCTCACCGGCCAGATTCACCTCGGCAGCCAGCACACCCGGTGCCTTACGCAACGCCTTCTCGACCCGCGCCGAGCAGCTTGCACAGGTCATCCCGGTGATTGGCAATATCACTTCACGCTCGGCCATGGTAACAACTCCTTCCTCGACAGACTGCGATTGTACAGCCTATCTCCACCATCTGAGTGAAAGAGGCGCACTGATGTGCGCCTCTGAACATCGTTGCGAATGAAGACAGCTAGAGGCTAACAAGCCGTACCCAACGGCGTTACATCCTCGTATCCCGCTTCCTTAATCGCAGACACAATATCGGTAATATCGACCGCATCATCGTGAACGACGGTCACAATCTTACTGCTCAGATCAACCTCAACCTGACTGACCCCCTGCAAAGCACTGACTTCCTTGCGCACCGCGTGCACACAGTGCTGACACGACACCCCAGGAACACGGAATTGCTCAGTTACCATTGCTCATCTCCTTATTGGCTAATGAATACGCTCAAACACCTGCATCAA
This genomic window from Chloroflexus aurantiacus J-10-fl contains:
- a CDS encoding sulfurtransferase TusA family protein — its product is MTTPNVTIDKEIDARGSHCPGPMMELIRGIKSVPLGSVVAVLSSDPGSAKDIPIWVQKAGHEFIGAFPEQGFTRFVVRKVR
- a CDS encoding NAD(P)/FAD-dependent oxidoreductase; its protein translation is MTTKQIVVLGGGVGGTLVANLLAGQLTRKQAQITLIDRTGKHVYQPGWLYVPFGGPPPERWERSERSLLRRSVDLIVGDAVRIEPNERYVEMADGTQIPFDYLIIATGARLEPSAVPGYTEGAHHFYSAEAALRLHAALREFNGGKIVIGVADIPYKCPPAPLEFTFMLEDELRKRGLREKTEITYLSPIGRVFTIESVAQFVTPMMEERGINYELFFNTEQIDPVERTISSLEGTTLPYDLLVLVPPHRGARIISESGLGDGQGWLPTNRETLQHKQFPYIYGLGDATDLPVSKSGAAAHFEAKVIAHRIIGEIKGKPSDERYQGQVMCFLETGYGQATQLVFDYNHPPQPPKPSAYYHYEKALLNRAYWHLVPTGIV
- a CDS encoding tyrosine phenol-lyase, giving the protein MQEQDYPRTMGQQFGRRSWAEPWKIKMVEPLRVTSRAEREAALKAAGYNTFLLRSEDVYIDLLTDSGTNAMSDRQWAALMMGDEAYAGSRSFYRLEATVQQVYGYRHIIPTHQGRGAEHLISQVAIRRGQYVPGNMYFTTTRLHQELAGGIFVDVIIDEAHDPQSQYPFKGNVDLDKLQALIDKVGPQQIAYISLAGTVNMAGGQPVSMANVRALRALCDRYGLRIFLDSTRLVENAFFIKEREPGYAEQRIAAIVREFCSYTDGAWMSAKKDALVNIGGWLALNDDQLADEARNLVVVYEGLHTYGGMAGRDMEALAVGIEESLQEDYIRARIGQVRYLGELLLDWDIPIVVPIGGHAIFLDARRFYPHLPQDLFPAQTLAAELYLDSGVRAMERGIASAGRDPKTGQNYYPKLELTRLTIPRRVYTQAHMDVVAESVKAVYDQRHQARGLRMVYEPRYLRFFQARFEPVE
- a CDS encoding amidohydrolase family protein, whose amino-acid sequence is MAYGLDVSALCRRGSVYDYNRLDPADLREFFTLGHTLGWDIGIHAIGDRAHHEAARAFADVLAAHPAEHRHNLIHGYFATDESLQHMARYGLAVVIQPTFIYYEGDDLFRDVGPDLAARYKPMRTYLDRGIRVIATSDVPSTVHFNPFIGLYSLVTRKTWKGTLIAPDQAVSREEALFAYTVAGSWLTREEHLKGPLAPGFLADMVVLDRDYFTCPVEEIKEIQVEMTILGGRVVYAREGMIGER
- a CDS encoding ROK family protein, encoding MTHAPLYGGIEAGGTKWVCAIGTGPDDIRAEVRFPTTTPAETLANAIAFFRAHEPEHLAAIGVGSFGPVDLNPASPSYGSITTTPKPGWAHTDVVRTLHQALGRPIGFDTDVNVALLGERQWGAARDCDVAVYITVGTGIGGGAVVGGKLVHGLIHPEMGHMRLVRDPARDPFPGICPYHSDCLEGLACGPALKARWQTPAEELPADHPAWELEADYLGQALANLLCILSPERIIIGGGVMSQPQMFPLVRAATQRWLNGYLQHPHILDHPDRLIVPPALGQRAGVLGAIALAMHTAGGV
- the lysA gene encoding diaminopimelate decarboxylase, with product MTLASHVWPETVSVVDGRLWIGGCDTVALAEQFGTPLYLLDDLTLRGAMRAYRQAFATAYPGPSIVHYAGKALLNTALAQIVAQEGLGLDVVSATELLVAQRAGLPMDRVHLHGNAKSDQELERAIAWRVGAIVVDNLDELQRLCALTSHLTTPQGVLLRVAPAIEADTHAHIATGSATAKFGLPLEALDEAVAQTLAAPSLRWLGLHAHIGSQLFALEQVTATVEVLVALAARIRDRFGVAPVELSPGGGLGVPYTADQPATDIGRYAQVVSAALCAACERYRLPLPRLTVEPGRSIVARAGVALYRVVGRKGEHWVHIDGGMADNIRPALYGARYSAVLANKPASPPAMTVNVGGRYCESGDVLLRDIALPTVQPDDLLAVATAGAYTLSMSSTYNLVPRPALVLVADGQARLIQRRETEADVLARDLLLDR
- a CDS encoding HD domain-containing protein, which encodes MLTDTARQIMHEWIASDSLRKHCEAVAACMTHFATKQGADVDLWTAVGLLHDLDFERYPHMPEAGPATTAIAEALLRGEEVPAELPGHPFYGVAYLRSAGWSPEVLRAILSHADYSGIAPESPLERTLYAVDELSGFVTAVALVRPDKSIYSVEVSSVRKKMKDKAFAAKVSREGIVHGAEVIGMELDALIGEVIAALRAAAPRLGLAGNNA
- a CDS encoding heavy metal translocating P-type ATPase is translated as MAEREVILPITGMTCASCSARVEKALRKAPGVLAAEVNLAGEQALVRYDPGLVQPEALQAAVEQAGYGVVVDEITLAITGMTCASCSARVEKALRKLPGVLAAEVNLASEQALVRYVPGMVERTDLVAAVEQAGYGVILPSATDEAAEDVEARAREAEMTVRRRRLLVGVVFGLPLFVLSMARDFGLIAPWLIGEGAAMMATMRDAAMGEIMAMVAARDDLLNWLFLALATPVQFYSGRDFYRHAWRALRARTATMDTLIALGSSAAYFYSLAMLLSGAPGHVYFETAALIITLILVGKYLEARAKGQTSAAIKALIGLQPKTARVVRGGQEVDVPLTEVRVGEMIIVRPGEKIPVDGVIVSGESTIDESMLTGESLPVEKRSGDPVFGATINRSGSFQMRATRIGKDSALAQIIRLVQEAQGSKAPVQALVDRVSAVFVPIVIVIALITFLGWLWAGVGLTQALIFAVAVLVIACPCALGLATPTAIMVGTGTGASHGILIRNAEALERAASLHAVVFDKTGTITHGRPAVTDVVMVARPVLAQGTQSDGTGDQVLLQIAAAAESRSEHPLGVAIVKAAQERGLAVERPTRFQAVSGAGVEAEVGGQTVLVGTLRWLRERGVEIHALEAIVDQLQNEGKTAIAVAVDSEAWGVIALADTVKPTAAEAVAKLHQAGIEVALLTGDNQRTAAAIAAAVGIPATAVYAEVKPDEKAAIVARLQQSGPHGKPRRVAMVGDGINDAPALAQADVGIAMGSGTDVAMETADITLMRSDPRGVVQAIALSRATVRTIRWNLFWAFAYNVLLIPVAAGVFYPLTGWQLSPVLAAAAMAFSSVFVVTNSLRLRRVRMG
- a CDS encoding heavy-metal-associated domain-containing protein; amino-acid sequence: MVTEQFRVPGVSCQHCVHAVRKEVSALQGVSQVEVDLSSKIVTVVHDDAVDITDIVSAIKEAGYEDVTPLGTAC